The following DNA comes from Pseudomonas triticicola.
GCTTAGCCTAGCCCAGCTCTGAGTTGAACGAGAGGCCGTACGTCTTGCTGGACTTTAGGAATTACGCGGCGCTTCTACGATTGCAAGGGTGGCGGTGGCGGAGGGGCTGGCACAAGTCCCATCAGATCAACAATTTGACTTGCGAGATCAGGCTCAACAGCTGTTAGAAACTCGTTCGCTAGCTTCACATAAAAGTCATAAACATCGTCATCGGAAATTATCCACCCCACTTGAGCGTTTTCTAAGGCCGCATTGAAAAGCTTAGTTGCGTCGGACACATCAAAATATCCAAAATATTGGGAAAGTTTAGAGATGGCCATGTGAGTTGTAGAGAAGCTGCCACTTTCTTTTAGGTATTCAATCGCTTCATTTTTCTGATTAATAACAGCTAAATGCTCTGGGCTTTGTAATTGGTCCAGCGCTCTCTGTAGTTCACCAGACGCTGCCAATCCATGCACCGGAGGCGGAGGCGGAGGTGGAACAGGGATTGGGATTGTTGGCGGCGGTGCGTCAAGTTCCACTGGCGGCGGCTCTGGGAGCTCAGGCTGTTGTACTAGTTTTTTATAATGTGCAATCACAGACTTGATATTTGTATAGATATGGAGAGATCCATCTTCTTTTTTCTTTGACCACTCCTCGGCAAGGTAGCGCTTGGCTTTGACTGTCCTTTTGTCTAGGTTTGCGAGAGGTGATGCATAGTCACCGTCCTTAGAGACGATATGTAGATCTCCCGCTGGCACATGCTTAAGTAAAACCTCCCAATTGTATCTGTCGCCAACGCTTTCTCCTTTGCCCGGAGGATTGCCTCGTTGGGAGCGCTCAATCGCAAGTTTAAAGCTGGCATCATCTTCGCCGTATTTTTGTGATTTACTGAAAATTTCGGTTATTTTTTTGTCGACAGGTAAGTCATTCTGCAGTGCTAAACCTGTGGCGTTCGCTATTAAAGTCTTCTTCGCCGACTCTGCAATTTTTATAGCTTCCTGATAATTTCGCGCGACCTCCGTTCCTCGCATGTGGTTTGGAACCGCATTAGGGAACTTGCTACTCTGGAATTCTGTAACAGCACCATGAAGCTTTGACTCTCGGTTTCGCTCAAATTCATTTTCTACCTGTTTTGGAAGATGCAAAACTATCTTGTTCGGACCGATATTCTCTAATAATTCATCTATGACTCCGTCGTCGTCGTCGGGGTAGGTATAGAAATTCAAGAAAATATTTGTATCTATGAACAAATGCATCACAGGCATAAGCAGTCCCTTCGCTTGGAGTATCAGTCGATAGCTTCGATCATTTCACAGCACTTCCCATCTGACTACGGGGTTTAGGCGTTCTGCAGCATACCAACAACGACCGGGTTGTCTCGCTGAACCTCGTCCCGTAGCGCTGGTGGATCATGTTGCCGTTGTGTCCCTAGTGATCCAGCCGTAATCAATCTTCAATATATATACATAGAATCCACACGGCGTGAGCTTGCAGAAGGGCGTACGGTCGAGACCTGAACGTCCGCTTTTGGCTGAAAGCTACCGTCGTTTTCATCCGTTGAAGGTGGCTCAGAAGGTGGGATACGGGATGGATTTATCCGGTGTGTACGTGACGCAATGGCGCCTATAAACACAAATGTTTAAAAAGACATCTCCAAACACTCTCTCAGGCTACACATCCTTGCGCCTTTGCCTACAGCTACGCCAGAATCCGCCGGCTTGTGCGCCTTGGGGGCTGGTTCTATTGTGGTCCGGTCGCTGACAAATCAGCGATCGGGTTTGGTAGCCCGGCTTAGACTTGGCGCATAGCGTCACCCGACACGGGCCTTTTGGGGGCTGTGTATTTATGGTGGCCATGCGCAGGGCGTCTTCGGGCGCGCCGGTTTTCCAAGTCACCGGTCTACCAACCTTCGTATGGCCACCACCCCTTCGTTTGGTAGCGAAAGATGATGGCTCCTTTTCCATGATTTGGAGATTCACTCATGATCAAACCAACCCCCAACCCACCCGAAACCGATCCCACGTCTCCCTATGAATCCCTCGATTCCAACAAGCTCCACGAAGCCGCTGACCGCGCGCTCGATCATTACCTGTCGCCAAACAATCTGCTGCCTCCGCCGCGCAAGGCGCGTGGGATGTATGCGGTGACGGCGGATACCAAGAATGAAGAAATGCTGGCTGATGCGAGTGAAACGCTTGCTTCGGCGAAGACGATTGCTCAGGACATTTCCAGTTTGCTGTCAGCGCCGCAGCGTCGGGCGTTGTTGGGCGTTGCTCAACTGATCATGTTGGGGGAGCTGGCGGTGAATCGGGTTATGGATAATTTGGAGGTGGCGGGGTGATGTCGTTGGCCTTGATCCGGCGCTGGGCCTTGGGATTTTAGGTGCGGCAGAAGAGGCCCTCACCCCAGCCCTCTCCCGGAGGGAGAGGGGGCCGACCGAGGTGTCTTGCGTTGTGCATCGACCTGGACGAGCGTGTTGATTATGGATTTTTGATGCTTATGCACCGCGGCAGAAGAGCCCCTCACCCCAGCCCTCTCCCGGAGGGAGAGGGGGCCGACCGAGGTGTCTTGCGTTTTACATCGACCTGAGCGACCGCGTTGATTATGGATTCAGAGCGAGACGTTCAGGTCGGCGTATCTCTGGAACATCCCCGTATCGGTTCCCTCTCCCTCGGGAGAGGGCTAGGGTGAGGGGCTTCCTGGCCGTGACAACAGGGTCTCCAGTCTGGCCAACGGCGGCGCATCCTGATTGCGGTCGAATACTTGGATTCCAATCCTGAGCAACCGTCCATTCTCTGCGCTGGCGATCACCTGTTCACAGCGCAACATAAGTCGCCCTTGATCACATTCAACAGCCTTCATCCCATTCGGTAATCGCCCCTCCAGGCGCAGCTCAGCCATCCGGCTCTGCGCGGCAATCATCGCCACCGACCGATCCCTTAAAACCCCACTGCTCTGAGTCATCAACCCCGCCACTCGCACGGCGGCGGACATGGCGACGGCGATGATTGCCAGTGCCACCAGCACTTCAATCAGGGTGAATCCTTTCTCTCTCGAACACCCGCGCATACATGGCCCAAAAGCAAAATCCAGCCCTCGACGCTAACCCCCGTCCTTGACGGCTTGACGACGGAAACACCCGAGGATTTTCAACATCCCTGACATATCTTCTTGCAACACTGCGCGTCGAATTCGGATCAAGCCAGGGAATGTCGAGATGGATATCGCACCTTTGAACACGCTCAGTCAGTCGCCGCGTATGTCGCACAAGCTACGTAGCCAGCAGGGTTTTACCTTGATCGAGATCATGGTGGTGGTGGTGATTCTGGGGATTCTGGCGGCGATGGTGGTGCCCAAGGTGCTCGACCGGCCGGATCAGGCGCGGGCGACGGCGGCGAAGCAGGATATTGGTGGGTTGATGCAGGCGTTGAAGTTGTATCGCCTCGATCACGGCACGTATCCGAGCATGAATCAGGGGTTGAAGGTGTTGGTCGAGCGGCCGGCGGATGCGAAGAACAGCAACTGGCGTTCGTACCTGGAGCGTTTGCCGAATGACCCATGGGGCCGGCCTTATCAGTACCTCAACCCAGGCGCGAACGGTGAGGTCGATATCTTTTCCCTCGGCGCCGATGGCCAGCCGGACGGCGATGGCGTGAATGCCGATATCGGTTCCTGGCAGTTGTAAGGCCGGCCGTGAACACAGGTTCGCTCAACGGGGCGAAGCAACAGGGCATGGCGATTATCAGCGCGTTGTTGATCGCGGCGGTGGTGGCGGTGATTGCGGCGGGGATGTTGACGCGTCAGAGCGTGGCAACCCGGGCGCTGGAGGCCGATCAGCAGCGGGTGCAGGGGCGTTGGGTCGCGCAGGGTGGTCTGGAGATCAGCCGGCAGTTGCTGTGGGATGCGCGCCTGCGTGATCCGTTGACCCGGCGCGATCAGCCTTGGGCGCAGCCGTTGCTGGCGGCGGGTTTTGCCGGGCGGCTGGAGGACGAACAGGGCAAGTTCAATCTGCGCAATCTGGTCGTCAACGAGCGCATCGATGAGGCGCAAGTGCAGGCGTTCGAGCGCTTGTGCGAGCTGATCGGTGTGAGCGCCGTTGTCGGCCAGCGCATCCGTCAGCGGGTGATTGATGGTTATCCGCATTTGCTGAATGCGCAGATTGGTGCGACGGCCAAAGCGGGTTTCGACAGTGGCCGCGCGACTTCGCCCGATGCCGATCACAAACCGCCACCGCCGAAGGTGCCGATGCTGCGCACGCTGGATGATTTGCGCAGCGTCGAAGGCGTGACCGATGCACTGGTCGGCCAACTGGCGCCGTACGTGACGGTGATTCCGGCGACGACGTGGATCAACGGCAACACCGCGACGGCGCAGGTGCTGGCGGCGTATG
Coding sequences within:
- the gspK gene encoding type II secretion system minor pseudopilin GspK codes for the protein MAIISALLIAAVVAVIAAGMLTRQSVATRALEADQQRVQGRWVAQGGLEISRQLLWDARLRDPLTRRDQPWAQPLLAAGFAGRLEDEQGKFNLRNLVVNERIDEAQVQAFERLCELIGVSAVVGQRIRQRVIDGYPHLLNAQIGATAKAGFDSGRATSPDADHKPPPPKVPMLRTLDDLRSVEGVTDALVGQLAPYVTVIPATTWINGNTATAQVLAAYVPGLSLERATALIAERDAGRWFINRGDFVNRLRMPQLEMSSVKVGITSDWFRLRGEARRDQRRVSLDALLHRSEDRLPQVIWSRVGA
- a CDS encoding PIN domain-containing protein produces the protein MPVMHLFIDTNIFLNFYTYPDDDDGVIDELLENIGPNKIVLHLPKQVENEFERNRESKLHGAVTEFQSSKFPNAVPNHMRGTEVARNYQEAIKIAESAKKTLIANATGLALQNDLPVDKKITEIFSKSQKYGEDDASFKLAIERSQRGNPPGKGESVGDRYNWEVLLKHVPAGDLHIVSKDGDYASPLANLDKRTVKAKRYLAEEWSKKKEDGSLHIYTNIKSVIAHYKKLVQQPELPEPPPVELDAPPPTIPIPVPPPPPPPVHGLAASGELQRALDQLQSPEHLAVINQKNEAIEYLKESGSFSTTHMAISKLSQYFGYFDVSDATKLFNAALENAQVGWIISDDDVYDFYVKLANEFLTAVEPDLASQIVDLMGLVPAPPPPPPLQS
- the gspG gene encoding type II secretion system major pseudopilin GspG; this translates as MSHKLRSQQGFTLIEIMVVVVILGILAAMVVPKVLDRPDQARATAAKQDIGGLMQALKLYRLDHGTYPSMNQGLKVLVERPADAKNSNWRSYLERLPNDPWGRPYQYLNPGANGEVDIFSLGADGQPDGDGVNADIGSWQL
- the gspI gene encoding type II secretion system minor pseudopilin GspI, which produces MRGCSREKGFTLIEVLVALAIIAVAMSAAVRVAGLMTQSSGVLRDRSVAMIAAQSRMAELRLEGRLPNGMKAVECDQGRLMLRCEQVIASAENGRLLRIGIQVFDRNQDAPPLARLETLLSRPGSPSP
- a CDS encoding DUF6124 family protein; protein product: MIKPTPNPPETDPTSPYESLDSNKLHEAADRALDHYLSPNNLLPPPRKARGMYAVTADTKNEEMLADASETLASAKTIAQDISSLLSAPQRRALLGVAQLIMLGELAVNRVMDNLEVAG